The genomic region TTCCGAGGTCAGAGTATTCCCGACTCACCGTGTggaataaaaatttcaaaactgCATGACCACCGCCAAGGATTGCCGATACCAATGTACCGACGGCGGATAGCAGCAGGGTCAGATTTGTACGTAGCAGCATCCACAAGGAATCAGCGACCTCCCAGAGCATGCcaaaattactttttataaAACCAATAAGTCCAGCTTTAGTTACTagaaatagttaaaaaaacatgatGAATACACTAATCTCTCGCTTACTTTCAGTTATAGATTTCTCGCATACTTGGATTTATAAAAATCTCATCTATCGTCATACGGATAGCTTGGGCAGGCACTCTTGGACCGACCATTCCTTCGGCATTGTTTCGATCCATCCAGCTTTGTATCAAACGGTCCCAAACGCTAAGTATTTGCATTTTCAGCTTGATTGCCTGCGTGGGATCTGTGTCGTTGAAAATACCATCTACATATTGCTCAATATGCGATCGTCCATATTTGTACGCGTTGTCGATAATGTTATCCATCGATTGCATATCTGGAAAGTGTgaggaaaaaaggtaaattttTAAAGTGTCCCTAATCATGGAAGAAGGCTCTTGAAAATTATTCTTACCGATGGGTAGCATTTCAATCAATTCCGGTCGATGGATGAGCGTTCGATTGACCAGATTAGAGCCAAGCTGGGCCACCGCGATCGCTTCGGAATAGATTTGCGTGAAGGCGAACACACTGATCAGCATGACGAGCACGATCAGAAAGCCGATCATCACGATCGAGCAAATGTCGTCGATATAGGAGCGCAGTTTGGCACATGCGTAGCGATGGATGTTCGTGTTTAGCCGCAGAATCCCCGGCAAACAGAGTGGCAAGAGTGCGGAGTGACGCGGAAAAAGCCATGCTTTCAGCGTATGCCAGTAGTGCTGAATCTTCTGCGATACGTACGACACAATGCCCAGAAATTCGGCCGCCCGCCGCACGATGTGCGCGCAAATGGGGATGAAGCCCAGAAACAGAAGCCACGTGTGCGTCCAAACGAGCGTGGCACCGCACGcgtaaaacaacaaacggaaGTACAGGTCGCTTTCAAGTGCTTCCGCGTTGTTTAGCATGCTTGCCGGGTAGGTGGTGCTGACACCAGACGCATCATTCATCGTGCTGGAAAGCTGCGGCGTTGCGGTGACGTCGAGCTGTAGCTTCGATTTTATCTCTTCGATCCGCGACGTTTCACCGGTCGTTGTTACGTTTGGTGCAGCCATGGAATCCTCTAGCCGGTAGCTTGTGACGTCGAGTAGGCTATGCCATTTATCAATAAAGCGAATGTTGCGTTCATCTTTCTGTAAATTATACACCAAACCGATGGCGCCGTACGTAAGCAGTGCTAAAAAAACGGGAACCTGCAGAGCACCGAGGAAGCTGCTCCCGTAGCCAACGATCACCATCCACAGGACCTGCCCGATCACCAGGAACGGCGTAGAATGGTCTGGCGTCCAGAGAAAGTATACGCTTACGACGTAAACGATCAATATGACGACGACCATTTGAAGGGAAAGCGAACTGAGCAGCGACCGGAACAGCGAGTGGTTCCACACGATAAAGTTCCATATCGAGAAAAATACCTCCGTCGGTGTAAGCCACAATATGAACCGCAGCAACATGAGGCCCCCAAGAGTCACGGCAATAATCTTCAGATGTTTCCGCAGCCAGCTGGTAAGAAATTCCCCTAGCGAATCCACCCAGCAAACCGGtgcactaagcacaccgagcAACAGGTACTTATCATCCTTCTCAATCCGTCCAATCCATCGGTTCAGCGACTCGGAGAGACGTTTCTTCGCTGGAAACAGGACGGCCCCGAACAGGAACGCCCACAGGAGCGGTTTGAAAAAAGGTGCCAGCACCAAAATCACGCCGATCACCACCGCTATTACACCGACGACGAGCACATTGTACAGGGCATTTCGCAGCGGTTTCTCGTGGCCTTGGTTCCGAAGATTGAGCCAAACGTTGAACAATCCGTCAATCGAACGCTTGAACGGAGCAGGGCTTGGCCGGGTACTCATTTTTCACTCGGTCGCAGCAAACGTTGAACTAATGCTATCGTGTTTTCCGCTCGGCATCACCTCAAATAACACCGATCGGGtgtaaatgatattttttgtttttgcttccacCAGAGCGTGccttatttgattatttcatGGTTGGCTACTACGCTCATAAGGAAAACGGTACGACTAAAACCTGCACAAATTCGTCATACTGCGCCTTCGAGCTAGAGACCGCTAGACTGCATATTTTTAGCGATGAAATcataaacaaaccaatgtCAAACTGGTTAGGGTTACCAGACCACCCTATTGCTGTTTCCAAAAGAATGCATTTATAGAATTATCGGTTCAATTTGAGTGTTTTGTGAGTTTATTAAATgtcgaaaacattttcaaattttattttagcaaAAACTTGCATCGTACTCAATGAGATTACCATTTTTACTATTCACATTTGCTGCATCGGTTCATCATTCAATGCTGGCAGTATTCTGTCAGTTTACGGTTTAATGTCAAATACAAAACAGACGCAGTTTGGGCTTCACTTTTAGTTCGTAAACAAACTTTCTGGTCTGGAAAATGCTTCCCAAAAGAAGAATGCTGTTGAATTCCGACGAAAAGCGTATGTAACTAAGAGAAACACTTTTGAATGTAGTTCTTGTctaacaaatttgtttccaTCTGACCACTAGGCAAAACGCTTCAAAATGTTGCAATGGCGAGAGGCCGTTTGAAAGGCGCTTTGAAGCACAAAAACGTATCGTCTGGCGACAACTCCGAGTCGGATGAGAGCATCGAAGAGAAGctgacgaaaaaacaaaaatatgaagCATCCCCAAGCCATCAGCCGTACATCATGAAACTGTTTGATCGCAATATCGATCTGGCTCGATTCAGGGAGAACTCACCCCTGTACCCGTTGTGTCGCGCATGGTTAAAGAACCAACCCCGATCGAAGGAGGGCACCGAGGCTGAACCTAAAATAACACGGTCCGCTGTCAAACGTGAATACAACCCCGATATCGTCGAACAGTTCATGAATGGTGATCTTAGTGAAATAACTGAAATGCCGCGTCCGGAACCTGCAGGTGACATGCAGCCCTACCTGTTAGAAAAGCCGGAACCCGTGGAAGACATCGATCTTAATGAATCATCGTTGGATAAAGACGAATTACTTAATGAGCATCGtgaaagatggaaaaagataCGTGAAAATTGGATATCCCACCGTAAAAACTACGAAACGAAGCGGTACGCGACAAGCTTCAAACTGCTCGAAGCTCTTCACAGGGAAGATTAACCATTGGTTGCTTTAGAACTAGGAGATATTCACCCTTTATTAATAAACGAGTATAAACTACCTTAAGACAGCTTTAATCATTCTTCAAATTGCAGTCAAACCTAAACAAGACTGACTAAAGCcgaaaataattttgtttctatCATACAAAAATCTATCGTAATAAAGGTACTGacccaaaaacacaaattttgaATCGAGA from Anopheles coustani chromosome 3, idAnoCousDA_361_x.2, whole genome shotgun sequence harbors:
- the LOC131271672 gene encoding protein lin-37 homolog — encoded protein: MLPKRRMLLNSDEKRKTLQNVAMARGRLKGALKHKNVSSGDNSESDESIEEKLTKKQKYEASPSHQPYIMKLFDRNIDLARFRENSPLYPLCRAWLKNQPRSKEGTEAEPKITRSAVKREYNPDIVEQFMNGDLSEITEMPRPEPAGDMQPYLLEKPEPVEDIDLNESSLDKDELLNEHRERWKKIRENWISHRKNYETKRYATSFKLLEALHRED
- the LOC131261533 gene encoding transmembrane protein 245 codes for the protein MSTRPSPAPFKRSIDGLFNVWLNLRNQGHEKPLRNALYNVLVVGVIAVVIGVILVLAPFFKPLLWAFLFGAVLFPAKKRLSESLNRWIGRIEKDDKYLLLGVLSAPVCWVDSLGEFLTSWLRKHLKIIAVTLGGLMLLRFILWLTPTEVFFSIWNFIVWNHSLFRSLLSSLSLQMVVVILIVYVVSVYFLWTPDHSTPFLVIGQVLWMVIVGYGSSFLGALQVPVFLALLTYGAIGLVYNLQKDERNIRFIDKWHSLLDVTSYRLEDSMAAPNVTTTGETSRIEEIKSKLQLDVTATPQLSSTMNDASGVSTTYPASMLNNAEALESDLYFRLLFYACGATLVWTHTWLLFLGFIPICAHIVRRAAEFLGIVSYVSQKIQHYWHTLKAWLFPRHSALLPLCLPGILRLNTNIHRYACAKLRSYIDDICSIVMIGFLIVLVMLISVFAFTQIYSEAIAVAQLGSNLVNRTLIHRPELIEMLPIDMQSMDNIIDNAYKYGRSHIEQYVDGIFNDTDPTQAIKLKMQILSVWDRLIQSWMDRNNAEGMVGPRVPAQAIRMTIDEIFINPITKAGLIGFIKSNFGMLWEVADSLWMLLRTNLTLLLSAVGTLVSAILGGGHAVLKFLFHTIIFFTTLFYLLQSSQDRYSPTAVTINNSWGPRIIQALEDSISSVVVATLKLALFHGLFTWLTHTVFGAHIVYLPAVLASILAAAPFLETYWCSVPAFLDLWLSQDRFWLGVILVMIHFIVPSNFNPIIHSEIKGGGHPYLTGLSIAGGMYLFGLEGALLGPLLLCLLVVLFEVTISAIRDSPTTPQTRKSSLDTNNDIYSPATTKKTIGPSAGYLIRTKDGKFLNSPLAMNCTASPTCMTLRGTPLV